The genomic region CGCGTTCAGGGCCGCGCGGCGGATCAGGACCGGCGTCGTGCAGGTGAACGAGACCTCGAGCAGCCGCGTGGACCTCATGCCGTTCGGGGGGACGAAGGCCAGCGGCCACGGCAAGGAGGGGCCTCGCTACGCGATGCGCGAGATGAGCGAGGAGCGTCTGGTGGTGCTGAACCTCAGGGCCGACGAGGAGGGGCCGGGGAGCTGATGGCGCAGGAGGCTTGGGACGTCATCGTCGTAGGGGGCGGCAACGCCGCGCTGTGCGCGGCCCTGTCGGCGCGCGAGAGCGGCGCCGAGCGCGTGCTCGTGCTGGAGCGGGCCCCCGAGGCCGAGCGCGGGGGCAACAGCCGGTTCACGGCGGGCGCCGTGCGGTTCGCCTTCGACGGCGTCGAGCAGATCCTCGAGCTGGTCCCCGACCTGACGGAAGAGGAGCTCGCCACCTACGACTTCGGGTCGTACACGGCGGACGAGTT from Trueperaceae bacterium harbors:
- a CDS encoding FAD-dependent oxidoreductase translates to MAQEAWDVIVVGGGNAALCAALSARESGAERVLVLERAPEAERGGNSRFTAGAVRFAFDGVEQILELVPDLTEEELATYDFGSYTADEFFADMLRVTHYRTDPDLADTLVTQSLDVMLWLKSKGVRFLPNGRQAFKVGDTYRFWGGIVLDVAGGGAG